One Deltaproteobacteria bacterium genomic region harbors:
- a CDS encoding tetratricopeptide repeat protein, translated as MPISPAELEAAYRAVVARPGHPRYAEVAMALIAAGRFADAATVAEQGLAVLPQPQAQIALADANLQLGRVEHARATIERFLAVSPNHTAALRILGECHLQGGRPDLAGPLLQRAARGMPPDARAQSLWTSLGAAAAGPPPSAPAPASPGGVLELDDAPVSVGSAAGGADLFGSGAIELDTEDDPFGGDALEFDAPPLQIGGGPEPEGALELDLGGPAPSTGVDPATTPSYEPPPPAAPRPASDPAARRRAGSSEFQPYAPPHLAKERRQRSVAVLIVVVLLAAAGGGFYFWKTQKEEKLRSALATAAVAAAQDTVLSLATAEAAVQEALELDAGNAEALGLGAYVAARRFTGFEAPTDTLITAQERIARTEVLEQVPLEATLAKAMILVEQERYGEVVTTLSPALAAAPRHPGLLWTRAQAEQGLERLPLALESLEQAHASDPGFLPLVPTLASALVRAGRAEEAVELLERVVEGHPDHLPSVILLLTHGLRSEGRQEALLKRAEGLEQSLRTAATPTDLCRFNLAAARLAMAAGDPDRARRFENGASIADADAACRAQLGEALLARERPCAAVDVLAGVAESLGADDAERARSLTSDAAGAALRCGRTSRAASLIGALPEGQEKSLLEVRLEAADGRLAEAQAKLDPLVKARQVSSMAWAVSAHLATLAADLDGARKAALRAAARPDRDPAHRLEIARLLLDTGEARQAVSLLPAPRRGEVPSHAQLALRGEALLLAASRAGPGLPELERAIAMNPDAGRAVSTYLSRAPARRIAKLSEKLGSAQAAGLELRVLLEEGELKKAATHLEAHPPAKDEPLRLSLGRALVQIGGGDASALQALEELSLANKHSAEAQTSLGTGRHRLGKLGDAITAYEAAIALEPSSVEARVGRAEALVDGATNPDDALAGATAALAWVERLAASDRQLARAHAALAIARAELTDPGGARQALGRALALAPDAPRVRFAEARVTEAGGDTRQALHLYQLLGKRPGGELALLRVGMMGVDEVASPEVSRAALERFLELQPGHAQASRARQLLSALP; from the coding sequence GTGCCGATTTCGCCTGCCGAGCTGGAAGCTGCGTACCGGGCCGTCGTCGCCCGGCCGGGGCACCCCCGTTACGCCGAGGTCGCCATGGCCCTGATCGCCGCGGGGCGCTTCGCCGACGCGGCCACCGTCGCCGAGCAGGGGCTGGCGGTCCTGCCCCAGCCGCAGGCCCAGATCGCCCTGGCCGACGCCAACCTCCAGCTGGGCCGGGTCGAGCACGCCCGGGCGACCATCGAGCGCTTCCTGGCCGTCTCACCGAACCACACCGCAGCGCTGCGGATCCTGGGCGAGTGCCATCTCCAGGGCGGGCGGCCGGATCTGGCCGGCCCCCTCCTCCAGCGTGCCGCCAGGGGCATGCCCCCCGACGCCCGGGCGCAGTCGCTCTGGACCTCCCTGGGCGCCGCCGCCGCGGGCCCGCCGCCTTCCGCCCCGGCTCCGGCGAGCCCGGGTGGAGTGCTCGAGCTGGACGACGCTCCCGTCTCGGTCGGATCGGCTGCGGGCGGAGCCGACCTCTTCGGCTCCGGCGCGATCGAGCTGGACACGGAGGACGATCCCTTCGGCGGCGACGCGCTCGAGTTCGACGCCCCCCCTCTGCAGATCGGGGGCGGCCCGGAGCCCGAGGGCGCGCTGGAGCTCGACCTGGGCGGGCCTGCGCCCTCGACCGGCGTGGATCCGGCGACCACCCCCTCCTACGAGCCTCCGCCGCCGGCGGCGCCCCGCCCGGCGAGCGATCCGGCTGCCCGCCGCCGCGCCGGCAGCTCCGAGTTCCAGCCCTACGCCCCGCCCCACCTGGCGAAGGAGCGGCGCCAGCGCTCGGTGGCCGTCCTGATCGTCGTCGTCCTCCTCGCCGCCGCCGGGGGAGGCTTCTACTTCTGGAAGACCCAGAAGGAGGAGAAGCTGCGCTCGGCCCTCGCCACCGCCGCGGTCGCGGCGGCGCAGGACACCGTGCTGAGCCTGGCCACCGCCGAGGCGGCGGTCCAGGAGGCGCTGGAGCTCGATGCCGGAAACGCCGAGGCCCTCGGGCTCGGGGCCTACGTCGCCGCCCGGCGCTTCACCGGCTTCGAGGCGCCGACCGACACCCTCATCACCGCCCAGGAGCGGATCGCCCGCACCGAGGTCCTCGAGCAGGTGCCCCTCGAGGCGACCCTGGCCAAGGCCATGATCCTGGTGGAGCAGGAGCGCTACGGGGAGGTCGTGACGACCCTCTCCCCCGCCCTCGCGGCCGCGCCCCGCCACCCGGGTCTGCTCTGGACCCGCGCCCAGGCCGAGCAGGGCCTGGAGCGCCTGCCCCTGGCGCTCGAGTCCCTCGAGCAGGCCCACGCGAGCGATCCCGGCTTCCTGCCGCTGGTCCCCACCCTCGCCAGCGCGCTGGTGCGGGCCGGCCGGGCCGAGGAGGCGGTGGAGCTCCTCGAGCGCGTGGTGGAGGGGCACCCCGACCACCTCCCCTCGGTGATCCTCCTGCTCACCCACGGCCTCCGGAGCGAGGGGAGGCAGGAGGCCCTGCTGAAGCGCGCCGAGGGCCTCGAGCAGTCCCTGCGGACCGCCGCGACGCCGACCGACCTCTGCCGCTTCAACCTGGCGGCGGCCCGCCTGGCCATGGCCGCGGGGGATCCCGACCGGGCCCGGCGCTTCGAGAACGGCGCCTCGATCGCCGACGCGGACGCTGCTTGCCGGGCCCAGCTCGGCGAGGCGCTCCTGGCCCGCGAGCGGCCCTGCGCGGCGGTCGACGTCCTGGCCGGGGTGGCCGAGAGCCTGGGGGCCGACGACGCCGAGCGCGCCCGGAGCCTCACCAGCGACGCGGCCGGCGCGGCCCTGCGCTGCGGCCGCACGAGCCGGGCGGCGAGCCTCATCGGCGCCCTGCCCGAGGGCCAGGAGAAGTCGCTCCTCGAGGTGCGCCTGGAGGCGGCGGACGGCCGCCTCGCCGAGGCGCAGGCGAAGCTCGATCCGCTGGTGAAGGCCCGCCAGGTCTCCAGCATGGCCTGGGCGGTCTCCGCCCACCTCGCGACCCTCGCCGCCGATCTCGACGGGGCGCGCAAGGCCGCCCTCCGGGCCGCCGCCCGGCCGGACCGGGATCCCGCCCACCGCCTGGAGATCGCCCGCCTCCTCCTCGACACCGGCGAGGCGCGCCAGGCGGTCTCCCTCCTGCCGGCGCCCCGCCGGGGCGAGGTGCCCTCCCACGCCCAGCTCGCGCTGCGGGGCGAGGCGCTCCTGCTGGCCGCCAGCCGGGCCGGCCCCGGTCTCCCCGAGCTCGAGCGGGCCATCGCCATGAACCCCGACGCCGGCAGGGCCGTGAGCACCTACCTCAGCCGCGCCCCGGCCCGCCGGATCGCGAAGCTCTCCGAGAAGCTCGGCTCGGCCCAGGCGGCCGGGCTCGAGCTGCGGGTGCTCCTCGAGGAGGGCGAGCTGAAGAAGGCCGCGACCCACCTGGAGGCCCACCCCCCCGCCAAGGACGAGCCGCTCCGCCTCTCCCTCGGCCGGGCCCTCGTGCAGATCGGCGGCGGCGACGCCTCCGCGCTGCAGGCCCTGGAGGAGCTCTCGCTCGCCAACAAGCACTCCGCCGAGGCGCAGACCTCGCTGGGCACCGGCCGCCACCGCCTCGGCAAGCTCGGCGACGCCATCACGGCCTACGAGGCGGCCATCGCCCTGGAGCCCTCCTCGGTCGAGGCCCGGGTCGGGCGCGCCGAGGCCCTGGTGGACGGCGCCACGAACCCCGACGACGCCCTGGCCGGCGCGACGGCGGCGCTGGCCTGGGTCGAGCGCCTGGCCGCCAGCGACCGCCAGCTTGCCCGGGCCCACGCGGCCCTGGCGATCGCCCGCGCCGAGCTCACCGATCCCGGGGGCGCCCGCCAGGCCCTCGGCCGCGCCCTGGCGCTGGCCCCGGACGCCCCGCGGGTCCGCTTCGCCGAGGCCCGGGTCACCGAGGCGGGCGGCGACACCCGCCAGGCCCTCCACCTCTACCAGCTGCTCGGCAAGCGCCCTGGCGGTGAGCTGGCCCTGCTGCGGGTGGGGATGATGGGCGTGGACGAGGTCGCCTCCCCGGAGGTCTCCCGGGCCGCCCTCGAGCGATTCCTCGAGCTCCAGCCCGGGCACGCCCAGGCCAGCCGCGCCCGGCAGCTCCTCTCGGCCCTCCCTTGA
- a CDS encoding TonB-dependent receptor codes for MGLNDEQLVSPPPGGGPRGAAWIVGLIVLLWPGVGFGSETAWVAFLHTPPVAQHAEADLVLVGSVIGRQPGEELVVRYRGEGEAWREVPVKAGWADESRAVVRASELKAPWIEYYVVSRRGSSEVAIFASAEAPRRIPVVTEARIQGGEGPQAGPTLEELRAAGRKELSAIAREAVVTSATLRAQTVTRAPAIVSSISRREIEAMGARTLVDVLDRIPGLTVSRDVQGFYRVSVRGIRSDPEVLLLLDGHRLGNLYDGRNLYELPVAGVERVEVIRGPGAALFGAGAFLAVINVVPSEALGIQGLAGFDTFAVGRSHVGLGLPVGEKGRVRFEADVKSGRGYHSPIIEDAFGGDEGDPAGAIDDHHRLVHGGVHGRHPFSDGSVFDWSLRALYQDRGALLGSFDTAGPRSELSWMVGLFDVGYQRPLGEKMRLRLSLTGDLQSISRTFELAPAGYELATATFEDGILEERHHVSDGISLQAAADVELFEGNSLTFGLGAAREALDAWDYRVNFDAATGAPLESPATPEGVTFPAGDAGLTQRIALGVFAQDLWTLVPSLDLTAGVRGDVFLGGVGRDDPLAEGKAGSTFAVTPRVGLVFQPTDPWTFKALFATAFRVPTFEELTSVLLESSLTRGQFEGDPTLEPVRIQTAEVSAEHRLASGKNQIRLRANAFFNRFLDRIEAVDETGVINQLSNRALPINVFGAEGGGRIDFSARDRVKVEVAWFRAFDTNAPSGLNLLTDTPQLKMVVQTELGLGPLLDLHLAARFGSERRNNARSKLEALHRFRIQPYALVDATLRTRPLGGHLVLEFTLRNALDSPRHDDVPRPDRVTGLLPGPGLSGELTLRGSF; via the coding sequence ATGGGTCTCAACGACGAGCAGCTGGTGAGCCCGCCTCCGGGCGGGGGGCCGCGGGGCGCGGCGTGGATCGTCGGGCTGATCGTCCTGCTCTGGCCCGGCGTCGGGTTCGGGTCCGAGACGGCCTGGGTCGCCTTCCTCCACACCCCGCCGGTCGCCCAGCACGCCGAGGCCGATCTGGTGCTGGTGGGCAGCGTGATCGGCCGCCAGCCGGGGGAGGAGCTCGTCGTCCGCTACCGCGGCGAGGGCGAGGCCTGGCGCGAGGTCCCGGTGAAGGCCGGCTGGGCCGACGAGAGCCGGGCGGTCGTGCGGGCCAGCGAGCTGAAGGCGCCCTGGATCGAGTACTACGTGGTCTCCCGGCGCGGCAGCTCCGAGGTCGCGATCTTCGCCTCGGCCGAGGCACCCCGGCGGATCCCCGTGGTCACCGAGGCGCGGATCCAGGGCGGGGAGGGCCCCCAGGCGGGGCCGACCCTCGAGGAGCTGCGCGCGGCGGGCCGCAAGGAGCTCTCGGCGATCGCCCGCGAGGCCGTGGTGACCAGCGCGACCCTGCGGGCCCAGACGGTGACCCGGGCGCCCGCGATCGTCTCCTCCATCTCCCGGCGGGAGATCGAGGCGATGGGGGCCCGCACCCTGGTCGACGTCCTCGATCGCATCCCCGGCCTCACCGTCTCGCGCGACGTGCAGGGCTTCTACCGGGTCTCGGTGCGGGGCATCCGCAGCGATCCCGAGGTCCTCCTCCTCCTCGACGGGCACCGCCTGGGCAACCTCTACGACGGCCGCAACCTCTACGAGCTACCGGTCGCCGGCGTCGAGCGGGTGGAGGTCATCCGGGGGCCGGGCGCGGCCCTCTTCGGCGCCGGCGCCTTCCTGGCGGTCATCAACGTCGTGCCCTCCGAGGCCCTGGGGATCCAGGGGCTGGCCGGCTTCGACACCTTCGCCGTGGGGCGCAGCCACGTGGGGCTGGGCCTGCCGGTGGGCGAGAAGGGCAGGGTGCGCTTCGAGGCCGACGTGAAGAGCGGCCGGGGCTACCACTCCCCGATCATCGAGGACGCCTTCGGCGGAGACGAGGGCGATCCCGCCGGCGCCATCGACGACCACCACCGCCTCGTCCACGGCGGCGTGCACGGCCGCCACCCCTTCTCGGACGGCTCGGTCTTCGACTGGTCCCTGCGGGCCCTCTACCAGGATCGCGGAGCGCTCCTGGGGTCCTTCGACACCGCCGGACCCCGCTCGGAGCTCTCGTGGATGGTGGGGCTCTTCGACGTGGGCTACCAGCGGCCCCTGGGCGAGAAGATGCGGCTGCGCCTCTCACTGACGGGAGACCTTCAGTCGATCTCTCGCACCTTCGAGCTGGCCCCGGCGGGCTACGAGCTGGCCACCGCCACCTTCGAGGACGGGATCCTCGAGGAGCGCCACCACGTCTCGGACGGCATCTCCCTGCAGGCCGCGGCGGACGTCGAGCTCTTCGAGGGCAACTCCCTGACCTTCGGCCTCGGCGCTGCCCGGGAGGCCCTCGACGCCTGGGACTACCGGGTGAACTTCGACGCGGCGACGGGCGCGCCCCTCGAGAGCCCCGCGACCCCCGAGGGCGTCACCTTCCCGGCCGGCGACGCGGGCCTCACTCAGCGCATCGCGCTGGGCGTCTTCGCCCAGGATCTCTGGACCCTCGTGCCGAGCCTGGATCTCACCGCGGGCGTGCGCGGTGACGTCTTCCTCGGCGGCGTCGGGCGGGACGATCCCCTGGCGGAGGGCAAGGCGGGCAGCACCTTCGCCGTCACCCCCCGGGTGGGCCTGGTCTTCCAGCCGACCGATCCCTGGACCTTCAAGGCCCTCTTCGCCACCGCCTTCCGGGTGCCCACCTTCGAGGAGCTGACCTCCGTCCTCCTCGAGTCCAGCCTGACCCGCGGCCAGTTCGAGGGCGATCCCACCCTGGAGCCCGTCCGGATCCAGACCGCCGAGGTCTCGGCCGAGCACCGGCTCGCCAGCGGCAAGAACCAGATCCGGCTGCGGGCGAACGCCTTCTTCAACCGCTTCCTCGATCGGATCGAGGCGGTGGACGAGACGGGCGTGATCAACCAGCTCTCCAACCGCGCGCTGCCGATCAACGTCTTCGGCGCGGAGGGGGGAGGGCGGATCGACTTCTCGGCCCGCGACCGGGTGAAGGTCGAGGTCGCCTGGTTCCGGGCCTTCGACACCAACGCCCCCTCGGGCCTGAACCTGCTCACCGACACCCCGCAGCTCAAGATGGTGGTGCAGACCGAGCTGGGCCTGGGGCCGCTCCTCGATCTCCACCTGGCCGCCCGCTTCGGCTCCGAGCGCCGCAACAACGCCCGCTCCAAGCTCGAGGCCCTCCACCGCTTCCGGATCCAGCCCTACGCGCTGGTGGACGCCACCCTGCGGACCCGGCCCCTCGGGGGGCACCTGGTGCTCGAGTTCACCCTGCGCAACGCGCTGGACTCCCCCCGCCACGACGACGTCCCGCGTCCGGACCGGGTAACGGGCCTCCTCCCCGGCCCGGGCCTCTCGGGGGAGCTCACCCTGCGGGGGTCCTTCTGA
- a CDS encoding 5'-nucleotidase yields the protein MRRRLSILLPAALAVTLLAAPGCIAFNEECSSPPDLVDPDTIIGYLAAPIPVTENRVRTEEMAIGNLVADAFADAFNNPANPNHRDTVSPVDGAIENAGGIRNEGFCAEVDSLPGDPDDPPPLTRADLREVMPFTNRVVVVELNAAEVIEIFEHSVSALGDPDDPDKGFFLQVSEGMEVIVDCTGTPQEVVEGAITVPGTRVQAIRFGDRVPCAVQADCPAGNVCDTGRSACKIDPADTTTLYRVATNDYLLRADGNDGFATLAGRPGFNSLGRLDVEAVEDYLDLHSSPVLPYEPRVEGRLVLDNCD from the coding sequence ATGAGACGGCGCCTCTCGATCCTCCTCCCGGCGGCCCTGGCCGTGACCCTCCTGGCGGCGCCGGGCTGCATCGCCTTCAACGAGGAGTGCAGCTCACCGCCGGACCTCGTCGATCCGGACACCATCATCGGCTACCTCGCGGCGCCCATCCCGGTGACCGAGAACCGCGTCCGCACCGAGGAGATGGCCATCGGCAACCTGGTCGCGGACGCCTTCGCCGACGCCTTCAACAACCCGGCGAACCCGAACCACCGGGACACGGTCTCCCCCGTCGACGGCGCCATCGAGAACGCCGGCGGGATCCGCAACGAGGGCTTCTGCGCCGAGGTCGACTCCCTCCCGGGCGATCCCGACGATCCGCCGCCGCTGACGCGCGCCGATCTCCGGGAGGTGATGCCCTTCACCAACCGGGTGGTGGTGGTCGAGCTCAACGCCGCCGAGGTCATCGAGATCTTCGAGCACTCGGTCTCGGCCCTCGGCGATCCCGACGACCCCGACAAGGGCTTCTTCCTCCAGGTCTCCGAGGGCATGGAGGTGATCGTGGACTGCACGGGCACCCCCCAGGAGGTCGTCGAGGGCGCGATCACGGTCCCCGGCACCCGGGTGCAGGCGATCCGCTTCGGTGACCGGGTGCCCTGCGCCGTGCAGGCCGACTGCCCGGCCGGCAACGTCTGCGACACGGGCCGCTCGGCCTGCAAGATCGATCCCGCCGACACGACGACCCTCTACCGGGTCGCCACCAACGACTACCTGCTGCGCGCCGACGGCAACGACGGCTTCGCGACCCTCGCCGGGCGGCCGGGCTTCAACAGCCTCGGGCGGCTCGACGTGGAGGCGGTGGAGGACTACCTGGACCTGCACTCCAGTCCGGTGCTGCCCTACGAGCCGCGGGTCGAGGGGCGCCTGGTCCTCGACAACTGCGACTAG
- a CDS encoding TIGR04563 family protein — protein sequence MKPTDKRKQSLYFPESMLKEIQEEAARQDRSLSWVVQQAWKLAREDVMKFPSVNDVIGGSDDPRGRDE from the coding sequence ATGAAGCCGACCGACAAGCGCAAGCAATCGCTCTACTTCCCGGAGTCCATGCTGAAGGAGATCCAGGAGGAGGCCGCCCGGCAGGACCGCTCTCTCTCCTGGGTCGTGCAGCAGGCCTGGAAGCTCGCCCGCGAGGACGTCATGAAGTTCCCCTCGGTGAACGATGTCATCGGCGGATCCGACGATCCCCGCGGCCGCGACGAGTGA
- a CDS encoding choice-of-anchor D domain-containing protein gives MKIPQTGWTVPDLLLLVLVAGLGGCGGCDEDVNRLTFVLEAAPRTLDFGAAPIRFPTVEPVTVTSLGSGTVRIESLSIVGPDAGRFSVPAQADPASLLPGASTDLPVTFDAREEGTYEANLVVVSNADAGDLIVPLRAIGRAPDIALCEPLAAGQTEPTCVPDGAVFELDLGSAGRGRTVSRSVLIRNVGEAPLKIDASTALLPANVGIALGEPLAGASVVVGGGIEVPLTFLGTEQGPVSADLTIVSNDPDEGSAIVRVSATGAVNQAPTACPAVLEIEHQNGSVEVPADPFAPAARPADTLRLTAHPDASCSADPEDGVSGLTYVWTLLEAPAISGASIGNSSAGPAPGLGEPPPWLEIDAIGTYRVGLTVTDSAGLASPEGVLVIDAVPQDDLTVELSWHVGADLDLHLIAPGGVPFCDPLDCFWDTCTDVTGAGSGIPILDWGDDADADGKLDGDSNQLTDPILVFDNVGSTVVGTDTRLETIRLPTAPLAGGVPYTVAVHHFENKAAGPVDATVRVVYRGSILWEANHTFTAGSANDVWTAGVADVSTGTGSASAVPDQTHPPYLPPPPACP, from the coding sequence GTGAAGATCCCCCAGACAGGCTGGACGGTCCCCGATCTCCTGCTGCTCGTGTTGGTGGCGGGGCTCGGCGGCTGCGGCGGCTGCGACGAGGACGTCAACCGCCTCACCTTCGTGCTCGAGGCCGCGCCCCGGACCCTCGACTTCGGGGCGGCCCCGATCCGCTTCCCCACGGTCGAGCCGGTGACGGTCACCTCCCTCGGCTCCGGGACGGTGAGGATCGAGTCCCTCTCGATCGTCGGTCCGGACGCCGGGCGCTTCTCGGTGCCCGCCCAGGCCGACCCGGCCTCCCTCCTGCCGGGGGCGTCGACCGACCTGCCGGTGACCTTCGACGCGCGGGAGGAGGGGACCTACGAGGCCAACCTGGTGGTGGTGAGCAACGCCGACGCCGGGGATCTGATCGTCCCCCTGCGGGCCATCGGGCGGGCGCCGGACATCGCTCTCTGCGAGCCCCTGGCGGCGGGCCAGACCGAGCCGACCTGCGTCCCCGACGGCGCCGTCTTCGAGCTGGATCTCGGCTCCGCCGGGCGGGGCCGGACCGTCTCCCGCAGCGTGCTGATCCGCAACGTCGGCGAGGCGCCGCTCAAGATCGACGCCAGCACGGCGCTCTTGCCGGCCAACGTCGGCATCGCCCTGGGCGAGCCGCTGGCGGGCGCCTCGGTCGTGGTGGGGGGCGGGATCGAGGTGCCGCTGACCTTCCTGGGCACCGAGCAGGGACCGGTGAGCGCCGACCTGACCATCGTCAGCAACGACCCCGACGAGGGCAGCGCCATCGTCCGGGTCAGCGCGACCGGCGCGGTGAACCAGGCGCCCACGGCCTGCCCGGCGGTCCTGGAGATCGAGCACCAGAACGGCTCGGTCGAGGTCCCCGCGGATCCCTTCGCGCCGGCGGCCCGTCCGGCGGACACCCTGCGCCTCACCGCCCATCCGGACGCCAGCTGCTCGGCCGATCCCGAGGACGGCGTGAGCGGGCTGACCTACGTCTGGACGCTGCTGGAGGCGCCGGCGATCTCCGGCGCGAGCATCGGCAACTCCAGCGCCGGGCCCGCCCCGGGGCTGGGCGAGCCGCCCCCCTGGCTGGAGATCGACGCCATCGGGACCTACCGGGTGGGGCTGACCGTCACCGACTCGGCGGGCCTCGCCTCGCCCGAGGGGGTGCTGGTGATCGACGCCGTCCCCCAGGACGATCTCACCGTCGAGCTCTCCTGGCACGTCGGCGCCGACCTCGATCTCCACCTCATCGCCCCCGGGGGCGTGCCCTTCTGCGATCCCCTCGACTGCTTCTGGGACACCTGCACCGACGTCACCGGCGCGGGCTCGGGGATCCCCATCCTCGACTGGGGCGACGACGCGGACGCCGACGGCAAGCTGGACGGAGACAGCAACCAGCTCACCGATCCAATCCTGGTCTTCGACAACGTCGGGAGCACCGTGGTCGGTACGGACACCCGGCTGGAGACGATCCGCCTGCCCACGGCGCCGCTGGCGGGCGGCGTGCCCTACACGGTGGCGGTCCATCACTTCGAGAACAAGGCCGCCGGTCCGGTCGACGCCACGGTTCGCGTGGTCTACCGGGGGAGCATCCTCTGGGAGGCGAACCACACCTTCACGGCCGGGAGCGCGAACGACGTCTGGACCGCGGGGGTGGCCGACGTGAGCACCGGGACGGGGAGCGCCTCGGCGGTGCCCGATCAGACTCACCCTCCCTACCTGCCGCCGCCGCCCGCCTGTCCCTAG
- a CDS encoding TIGR04563 family protein, translating into MAGTKKRSIYFPQSMLDEIEEEMNRQERTLSWLVQQAWRLAGPTIRSFPGVDDLGERHVA; encoded by the coding sequence ATGGCCGGCACCAAGAAGCGAAGCATCTACTTCCCCCAGTCCATGCTCGACGAGATCGAAGAAGAGATGAACCGGCAGGAGCGCACCCTCTCCTGGCTGGTGCAGCAGGCCTGGCGCCTGGCCGGCCCGACCATCCGCTCCTTCCCCGGAGTGGACGACCTCGGCGAGCGGCACGTGGCCTGA
- a CDS encoding DNA polymerase, whose protein sequence is MAELIQDGAALARAVERLVGRPVLACDLETTGLDPHRDEVLLVQVGDDRYQIAVDARKVTDLSPLQAVLERDGITVFHNAQFDLKFLKKVGLTVSRPQDTMMLETLLAGGRRVGARTLKACSERRVGLSLDKAVRSSFERMEGELTEAQIDYAIDDVLATYHLFLEQSREIEREGMQLAAQIEGAATLAFADLEYHGINLDRPAWEAILERAQVARDEARGKLEKALLPVVGGDLFGNVNVNYESESELRDVFARLGFPDLPGLDKETLGGLDHPVARELLIYRNHQKTLSSYGEGFLAHIHPVTGRLHPRFRQIGAATGRASCDSPNLQNVKKGEGFREAFCAPPGRKMITADYATCELRILAQLSLDPAFLRSFEKGEDLHSAVATELFGKTVTKETEPELRNRAKAINFGLVYGMGAGGLASSLGISRNEAEKLLEGYFEKFPRVKRYLEGSVREALQRGHCETLSGRRLYLDGASEPEKRPHLERVARNMPVQGASADITKLAMARLTRHYQREGIDAFLVNTIHDELLVEVDADRAEEAARVLEQEMVAAGDRFLPKVPTVVDVMVSDHWSK, encoded by the coding sequence GTGGCAGAGCTGATCCAGGATGGCGCCGCCCTCGCGAGGGCGGTGGAGCGGCTGGTCGGGCGACCGGTGCTGGCCTGCGACCTGGAGACGACCGGCCTCGACCCGCATCGGGACGAGGTCCTCCTGGTCCAGGTCGGGGACGACCGCTACCAGATCGCCGTGGACGCCCGGAAGGTCACCGACCTCTCCCCCCTCCAGGCGGTCCTCGAGCGCGACGGGATCACCGTCTTCCACAACGCCCAGTTCGACCTGAAGTTCCTCAAGAAGGTCGGGCTCACGGTCTCGCGCCCCCAGGACACGATGATGCTGGAGACCCTCCTGGCCGGCGGAAGGCGGGTGGGGGCGCGCACCCTGAAGGCCTGCAGCGAGCGGCGGGTGGGGCTCTCCCTCGACAAGGCGGTGCGCTCGAGCTTCGAGCGGATGGAGGGGGAGCTGACCGAGGCCCAGATCGACTACGCGATCGACGACGTCCTGGCGACCTACCACCTCTTCCTGGAGCAGAGCCGGGAGATCGAGAGGGAGGGGATGCAGCTGGCGGCGCAGATCGAGGGCGCCGCCACCCTGGCCTTCGCCGATCTCGAGTACCACGGCATCAACCTCGACCGGCCCGCCTGGGAGGCGATCCTGGAGCGGGCCCAGGTCGCCCGGGACGAGGCGCGGGGCAAGCTGGAGAAGGCGCTCCTGCCGGTGGTGGGCGGGGACCTCTTCGGCAACGTGAACGTGAACTACGAGTCGGAGAGCGAGCTGCGAGACGTCTTCGCCCGCCTCGGCTTCCCCGACCTCCCCGGGCTCGACAAGGAGACCCTCGGCGGCCTCGATCACCCGGTCGCCCGGGAGCTGCTGATCTACCGCAACCACCAGAAGACCCTCTCGTCCTACGGCGAGGGCTTCCTGGCCCACATCCACCCGGTCACCGGGCGCCTGCACCCCCGCTTCCGGCAGATCGGCGCCGCCACCGGCCGGGCGAGCTGCGACTCGCCGAACCTGCAGAACGTGAAGAAGGGGGAGGGCTTCCGGGAGGCCTTCTGCGCGCCGCCGGGGCGGAAGATGATCACCGCGGACTACGCCACCTGCGAGCTGCGGATCCTCGCGCAGCTCTCCCTCGACCCGGCCTTCCTCCGGAGCTTCGAGAAGGGCGAGGACCTCCACTCCGCCGTGGCCACCGAGCTCTTCGGCAAGACGGTGACGAAGGAGACCGAGCCCGAGCTGCGGAACCGGGCGAAGGCCATCAACTTCGGCCTGGTCTACGGCATGGGCGCCGGCGGCCTGGCCAGCTCCCTGGGCATCTCCCGCAACGAGGCGGAGAAGCTCCTCGAGGGCTACTTCGAGAAGTTCCCCCGGGTGAAGCGCTACCTGGAGGGCTCGGTGCGCGAGGCCCTGCAGCGCGGCCACTGCGAGACCCTCTCGGGGCGGCGCCTCTACCTCGACGGCGCCAGCGAGCCCGAGAAGCGGCCCCACCTCGAGCGGGTCGCCCGCAACATGCCCGTGCAGGGCGCCTCCGCGGACATCACCAAGCTGGCCATGGCGCGCCTCACCCGCCACTACCAGCGTGAAGGTATCGATGCCTTCCTCGTCAACACCATCCATGACGAGCTGCTGGTCGAGGTCGACGCCGACCGGGCCGAGGAGGCCGCGAGGGTGCTCGAGCAGGAGATGGTCGCCGCGGGCGATCGCTTCCTGCCGAAGGTGCCGACGGTGGTGGACGTGATGGTCTCGGACCACTGGAGCAAATGA